Proteins encoded within one genomic window of Nitrospira sp.:
- a CDS encoding PAS domain S-box protein, producing MERIRSSPSLQGLSRAYDHHDRRLTGDGRMMNALNNLKTRSKLLLSSGMISLSLLVVGGMAIIGLVQLSERIETIFTINVLPLKQLGELQGYSQRMNSLVTEHILARDGATMRKKMDEIAKLDVKIDQFQTDYAPIIISESEQKTFDRFKAELTSYREIRKKVLTLSDNFSKDAATELQDAQLSAKLAELLESVGSLVKENEVQAQENHESSRSAAMTLTILMLALIGGALTLGLLGNWAIAKFLVSGLSNVLQAAQQLQGGNLAFRSTLTTTEEIGQLAQAFNHMAGSLEAASAKQAEALASQAAEISGVTIAIGKSQMVIEFTLDGTVLTANEIFLTTLGYRLDEIIGRHHRMFCDPSFTATGDYAAFWQKLSRGEFESGVHRWLGQGGKEFWLQAALTPILDTQGKVTKVMTFATDVTTRRQRNAEYEGKIAAIMKLQAVVEFMLDGTVVAANEQFLACTGYSLDEVTGRHHRMFCDAASANTSEYAVFWQKLSRNEADTGVYQLQGKGGKELWLQASYTPIQNANGAAYKVVMYATDVTMQKQAQATLQTCMTEAQGTLLALANGDLTQSMQGEYTGDLDKIKTSVNTALTNLSTTISTVRQAVEEVTAGAGQISDANKDLSQRTSQQAASLQETSASMEEMTSTVKQNADNAKQADQLAITSRQTADKGLGVTRQAVDAMEGINKSSKKIADIITVIDEIAFQTNLLALNAAVEAARAGEHGRGFAVVATEVRNLAQRSALAAKEIKGLIKESIQRVNDGSELVNQSGKTLEEIVISVKRVTDIIAEISAASQEQAIGVDQVNKAIMSMDQTTQQNVGVVENTANVAQSMRDQASQLHQQVQAFKISHSHQAKRVPVMPSQTVSPMVKSVGHEGGRTASRKLASRTPVAQNVPVGTTGGSKKEHHGVVGEGFEEF from the coding sequence ATGGAGAGGATTCGTTCAAGCCCATCCTTGCAGGGTCTTTCACGGGCGTATGACCACCACGACAGGCGATTAACAGGTGATGGACGAATGATGAACGCGTTAAATAACCTCAAGACGAGATCCAAGCTGTTGCTCAGTTCCGGCATGATCAGCCTGTCGCTGCTGGTCGTGGGTGGCATGGCCATCATCGGGTTGGTGCAGCTCAGCGAGCGCATTGAAACAATCTTCACGATCAATGTGCTCCCGCTCAAGCAGCTCGGCGAATTGCAAGGATACTCGCAGCGGATGAACTCCCTCGTGACCGAGCACATCCTGGCACGCGACGGAGCGACGATGCGAAAAAAGATGGACGAGATCGCCAAGCTCGATGTCAAGATCGATCAGTTCCAAACGGATTATGCCCCGATCATTATAAGCGAATCGGAACAGAAGACCTTCGACCGGTTCAAGGCCGAGTTGACGAGTTACCGGGAGATTCGCAAGAAGGTCCTGACGCTCAGCGATAATTTCAGCAAAGATGCCGCGACCGAATTGCAAGATGCGCAACTGTCGGCGAAACTTGCGGAGTTGCTGGAGTCCGTCGGTAGCCTGGTGAAGGAAAATGAAGTCCAAGCCCAAGAGAACCATGAGTCCAGCCGCAGCGCCGCCATGACGTTGACGATACTCATGCTCGCCCTCATCGGGGGAGCGTTGACCCTGGGGCTGCTGGGTAATTGGGCTATCGCGAAGTTTTTGGTATCGGGGTTGAGCAATGTCTTGCAGGCGGCCCAGCAACTGCAGGGTGGGAATCTCGCATTCCGATCTACCCTAACGACGACGGAAGAAATCGGACAGCTTGCCCAGGCCTTCAATCACATGGCCGGATCGTTGGAAGCGGCGTCGGCCAAGCAGGCCGAGGCGCTGGCGTCGCAGGCGGCGGAGATTTCCGGAGTGACGATTGCCATCGGGAAGTCGCAGATGGTGATCGAGTTTACGCTCGACGGGACGGTCCTCACGGCCAATGAGATTTTCCTGACGACGCTGGGCTATCGGCTCGATGAGATTATCGGGCGGCATCACCGGATGTTTTGCGATCCGTCCTTTACTGCAACAGGAGACTATGCTGCCTTTTGGCAGAAGTTGAGCCGTGGCGAATTCGAGTCCGGCGTGCATCGCTGGCTGGGCCAGGGCGGCAAGGAGTTCTGGTTGCAGGCTGCCTTGACGCCGATTCTCGATACCCAGGGCAAGGTGACCAAGGTCATGACCTTCGCAACCGATGTAACGACACGGAGACAGCGTAACGCAGAGTATGAGGGGAAAATTGCGGCCATCATGAAATTGCAGGCGGTGGTCGAGTTTATGCTGGACGGAACGGTCGTGGCCGCCAACGAGCAATTCTTGGCCTGTACGGGGTACAGTCTCGACGAGGTCACGGGGCGACACCATCGGATGTTCTGCGATGCCGCCAGTGCGAACACGAGCGAGTATGCGGTGTTCTGGCAGAAACTTAGCCGGAATGAGGCGGACACGGGTGTCTATCAGTTGCAGGGCAAGGGCGGCAAGGAGCTCTGGCTGCAGGCCTCGTATACACCGATTCAAAATGCGAACGGGGCTGCCTACAAGGTCGTGATGTATGCCACTGATGTCACGATGCAGAAACAAGCTCAGGCCACGCTGCAGACCTGCATGACGGAAGCACAAGGCACGCTCTTAGCGTTGGCGAATGGCGATTTAACCCAATCCATGCAGGGGGAGTACACAGGCGATCTGGATAAGATCAAGACCAGTGTCAATACGGCGCTCACGAATCTGTCCACCACCATTTCCACAGTGCGCCAGGCGGTGGAAGAGGTCACGGCCGGTGCGGGACAAATTTCGGATGCGAACAAGGATCTCTCGCAGCGCACGAGTCAACAGGCTGCGTCGCTCCAAGAGACATCCGCCTCCATGGAGGAGATGACCTCAACGGTGAAACAAAATGCCGACAATGCGAAGCAGGCGGATCAGTTGGCGATTACCTCCCGTCAGACGGCGGATAAGGGCTTGGGGGTGACGCGGCAGGCGGTGGACGCCATGGAGGGGATCAACAAGAGCAGCAAGAAGATCGCCGACATTATTACGGTGATCGATGAGATCGCGTTCCAAACCAATCTGTTGGCCCTGAACGCGGCGGTCGAAGCGGCGCGGGCGGGTGAACATGGGCGAGGTTTTGCCGTGGTGGCGACCGAAGTGCGGAATCTGGCGCAGCGATCGGCCTTGGCGGCAAAGGAAATCAAAGGGTTGATCAAGGAGTCGATCCAGCGGGTGAATGACGGGAGCGAGCTGGTCAATCAATCCGGCAAGACATTGGAGGAGATTGTCATTTCGGTCAAGCGGGTCACGGATATTATCGCGGAGATCAGCGCGGCCTCGCAGGAACAAGCTATTGGGGTCGATCAGGTCAACAAGGCCATTATGTCGATGGATCAAACGACACAGCAGAATGTAGGAGTGGTTGAAAATACGGCCAATGTAGCCCAGTCGATGCGGGATCAGGCCAGTCAGCTGCATCAACAAGTGCAGGCCTTCAAAATCTCCCATAGTCATCAGGCCAAGCGCGTGCCAGTCATGCCGTCACAGACTGTCTCACCCATGGTCAAGTCTGTCGGCCACGAGGGTGGCCGGACCGCTTCCAGAAAATTAGCTTCTAGGACACCTGTTGCGCAGAATGTGCCGGTCGGCACCACAGGTGGCAGCAAGAAAGAGCATCATGGTGTGGTGGGAGAGGGGTTCGAGGAGTTTTAG
- a CDS encoding PAS domain-containing protein: MQNCTVGQETGVEAYQVEADGERKSFQYQRDCGREMVRMSLGEGGVIVMWFKNQTLMTKLMVGSAVIGSIMTVIGTIGVINLKTINANTENLYEVQLNAVRQALTIQNNLSMVRFWVLRAVTSTDKAHQEVSFTKIADLSKQNDESKAQFEKLIRSDSVRNMFGEFTQALADYRTNRMTTIELALEGKQAQAMARIDHETRLSYEAVSKRLAQLVEATQANARQQYESAQALYATAKVMLIIVNLGGVVLGIVFSWLLARFIARNMTVVLQVAQQLGGGDLSARASVVTQDEVGKLAQAFNEMGEKLYTAATAQQAQQAEIAAKNSEVKGITDAISRAQAVIEFNMDGTVIVANDNFLQCLGYRLDEVKGRHHRIFCDSSYANSAEYQAFWAKLNRGEFDAGVYPRKRKNAQDVWVQASYNPILNADGKVYKVVKYAVDVTAQKLAAIESEGILKAIDQGQAMVEFNMDGTVRNANAIFLSAVGYRLDEIKSQHYQMFCSPVSVNSGECVAFWQKLNRGESDAGLYQWLGKGGKACWLQATFTPILDVSRKPYKVVTFATDITTQKQASAEMERLVVEAETILGRVAVSDLSQEMTGTYSGGLDKVKTSINAVVQNLIQTITTVREVVESVACGSEEINRGNSDLSQRTSEQAGSLEETAASMQEMTQTVKQNANNAKQASQLAIEARETAGQGGAVTQQAVEAMGEINKSSKKIADIITVIDEIAFQTNLLALNAAVEAARAGEHGRGFAVVAAEVRNLAQRSALAAKEIKGLINESIQRVTDGSALVNQSGKTLEAIVTSVKRVTDIIEEISAASQEQAGGVDQVNKAIMEVDQSTQQNAALVEQITSASYSMKVQSEELLRRMALFTLTLSESEKATIPSIAAVREHAARAISRAFTEPPKGSRALLTPAPSAKGRESSKVTVGGGDEHPQLGETFEAF, from the coding sequence TTGCAGAATTGCACGGTTGGTCAGGAGACAGGCGTTGAAGCGTATCAAGTTGAGGCCGACGGGGAACGCAAGTCCTTTCAGTACCAGAGAGATTGCGGTCGCGAGATGGTGCGAATGTCGTTAGGCGAAGGAGGGGTGATAGTGATGTGGTTCAAGAACCAAACCCTTATGACCAAACTCATGGTCGGGTCTGCTGTGATTGGCAGCATTATGACGGTGATCGGGACGATAGGCGTGATTAACTTGAAGACTATTAATGCGAACACCGAGAATCTCTACGAGGTACAGCTCAACGCGGTGCGCCAGGCGCTCACGATCCAAAATAATCTGTCGATGGTGCGGTTTTGGGTGCTGCGCGCGGTGACGTCTACAGACAAGGCGCACCAGGAGGTGTCGTTCACCAAGATAGCCGATTTGTCGAAGCAGAACGACGAGAGCAAAGCCCAGTTTGAAAAGCTGATCCGCTCGGATTCAGTACGGAACATGTTTGGAGAATTCACCCAGGCGCTCGCCGACTATCGCACGAATCGGATGACTACCATCGAATTGGCGCTGGAGGGCAAGCAGGCGCAGGCGATGGCACGCATTGATCACGAAACGCGGCTGTCGTACGAGGCTGTCAGCAAGCGCCTTGCGCAGTTGGTGGAGGCCACTCAGGCGAATGCTCGGCAGCAATATGAGAGCGCCCAGGCGCTCTATGCCACCGCGAAAGTGATGTTGATCATCGTCAACCTCGGCGGGGTCGTCTTGGGGATCGTGTTTAGTTGGTTGCTGGCTCGGTTCATCGCACGAAACATGACAGTGGTGTTGCAGGTCGCGCAGCAGCTAGGCGGTGGCGATCTGTCGGCACGGGCCTCCGTGGTGACGCAGGATGAGGTGGGGAAGCTGGCGCAGGCTTTTAATGAGATGGGGGAGAAGCTCTACACCGCCGCGACAGCACAACAGGCACAGCAGGCCGAAATCGCCGCCAAGAACTCGGAGGTCAAGGGTATTACGGACGCGATCAGTCGAGCCCAAGCGGTGATCGAGTTCAATATGGACGGCACGGTCATCGTGGCGAACGATAACTTCCTCCAATGCCTGGGATACCGTCTGGATGAGGTCAAAGGCCGGCACCACCGGATATTTTGCGATTCCAGCTATGCGAACAGTGCCGAGTATCAGGCGTTCTGGGCGAAGCTGAACCGTGGTGAGTTCGATGCAGGGGTGTATCCTCGGAAACGCAAGAACGCTCAGGATGTGTGGGTCCAGGCCTCGTATAACCCGATTCTTAACGCCGACGGGAAGGTCTACAAAGTCGTAAAGTATGCGGTGGATGTGACCGCACAGAAGTTAGCGGCGATTGAGTCCGAGGGCATCCTGAAAGCCATCGACCAGGGTCAGGCGATGGTTGAATTCAATATGGATGGGACGGTGCGGAACGCCAACGCCATCTTTTTGAGTGCCGTGGGCTATCGTCTCGATGAAATTAAAAGCCAGCATTACCAGATGTTCTGTTCCCCGGTTTCTGTAAACAGCGGAGAGTGTGTGGCTTTCTGGCAGAAGCTCAACCGAGGGGAATCTGATGCCGGCTTGTATCAGTGGTTGGGCAAAGGGGGCAAGGCGTGCTGGCTGCAAGCCACATTCACCCCAATCCTCGATGTTTCCAGGAAACCCTATAAAGTCGTCACCTTCGCAACTGATATTACGACGCAGAAACAGGCCTCGGCTGAAATGGAGCGCCTCGTGGTTGAGGCAGAAACGATCCTGGGCCGGGTTGCGGTGAGCGATCTCTCGCAGGAGATGACCGGGACCTACTCCGGCGGGCTGGACAAGGTGAAGACCAGTATCAATGCAGTGGTGCAAAATCTCATTCAGACCATCACCACCGTTCGGGAAGTCGTGGAATCAGTCGCGTGCGGCTCGGAGGAGATCAATAGGGGCAATTCTGATCTGTCCCAGCGGACGAGCGAACAGGCGGGCTCGCTTGAAGAAACCGCTGCATCGATGCAAGAGATGACGCAGACCGTGAAACAAAATGCGAATAATGCCAAGCAGGCCAGCCAACTGGCGATTGAAGCCCGTGAAACGGCGGGTCAGGGCGGCGCCGTGACGCAGCAGGCCGTGGAGGCTATGGGGGAGATCAACAAGAGTAGCAAGAAGATCGCCGACATTATTACGGTGATTGATGAGATTGCGTTCCAAACCAACCTGTTGGCCTTGAACGCTGCGGTGGAAGCGGCGCGGGCTGGGGAACATGGGCGTGGCTTTGCCGTGGTGGCGGCTGAAGTGCGGAACCTGGCGCAGCGATCGGCGTTGGCCGCCAAGGAAATTAAAGGGTTGATCAATGAGTCGATCCAGCGAGTCACCGATGGGAGTGCGCTCGTGAACCAATCCGGGAAGACACTGGAGGCGATCGTCACGTCCGTCAAGCGAGTCACCGATATCATTGAGGAGATTAGCGCGGCGTCGCAGGAACAGGCTGGGGGAGTCGATCAGGTGAACAAGGCAATCATGGAGGTCGATCAGTCCACCCAACAGAACGCGGCCTTAGTGGAACAAATCACCAGCGCGAGTTACTCGATGAAGGTCCAATCAGAGGAACTGTTGCGCCGCATGGCCTTGTTTACGCTCACGTTGTCTGAATCGGAAAAAGCCACTATTCCGTCGATTGCCGCTGTCCGGGAACATGCCGCTCGTGCGATTTCAAGAGCCTTCACCGAGCCACCTAAAGGGTCGAGAGCGCTCTTGACTCCCGCGCCTAGCGCGAAGGGACGAGAGTCATCCAAGGTCACAGTGGGTGGTGGGGATGAACACCCTCAATTAGGCGAAACTTTTGAGGCATTCTGA
- the cheD gene encoding chemoreceptor glutamine deamidase CheD: MEARLDPFIHIRRMKDHRFPHEIAAILPGEYFVSDQPMIVYTVLGSCVSACIRDPLAGVGGMNHFMLPKPKDGGGDSWGESTRYGSYAMESLINDILKRGGVKSRLEVKLFGAGRIYEGNIDVGARNAEWVLKYIKTEGLTACKTDLGDTLPRKVYYFTESGRVLMKKIEKVKNDTIVARERDYASKLHTKTSVAVVAEEDVTLF, from the coding sequence ATGGAGGCGAGACTGGATCCATTCATCCATATCCGTCGAATGAAGGATCATCGTTTCCCACATGAGATTGCCGCGATTCTTCCAGGAGAATATTTTGTCAGCGACCAGCCGATGATTGTATACACGGTGCTCGGATCCTGTGTGTCCGCCTGTATCCGTGACCCACTGGCCGGTGTCGGGGGTATGAACCATTTCATGCTGCCCAAACCCAAGGATGGAGGAGGTGACTCATGGGGCGAATCAACTCGTTATGGGTCCTATGCCATGGAGTCGCTGATCAACGACATTTTAAAGCGGGGTGGAGTGAAGAGCCGTCTTGAGGTGAAGTTGTTCGGGGCTGGACGTATCTATGAGGGGAACATCGATGTCGGGGCGAGAAACGCCGAGTGGGTCCTCAAGTATATCAAAACAGAAGGACTCACTGCATGCAAGACGGATCTTGGAGACACCTTGCCGAGGAAAGTCTATTATTTTACTGAGTCCGGTCGCGTGCTGATGAAGAAAATCGAGAAGGTTAAGAATGACACGATTGTGGCACGTGAACGTGACTATGCGTCCAAGTTGCATACGAAAACATCTGTCGCTGTGGTGGCGGAAGAGGACGTGACGCTGTTCTGA
- a CDS encoding PAS domain S-box protein, translating to MRKLDNLKTVHKLIVIVTIFVVGQVVGTIFSTWGLSELSQRAEALYRVNLLPVKELGELKALNYKMVAQIGFHIQAFDSAAVTKAEKDIETIDKEIDDLLATYVPIIVSDLERKTFAKYTSNFSKFKEVREKVLKLSRLYSKDGATEVRMKELVPVREAMLANLQSLIRENEQQAQANYQGSQALTVRLTTLQIIIVVLMSLLGMVTAWLVAARITKNVTDVLGAAQKLAGGDLTARSGVTTTEETGQLAIAFNQMGEALAQSAATQQDTIEEMNARIDIMNTTSIVSEADLKGDIIAANDKYVEISKYSREEMMGHPHSITRHPDVPKEIFKTMWQTIGRGEIFRGIIKNRAKDGTPYYVDAVIKPIMGSNGKPRKYLGVRYDITQHEIARLNMKGLVEAIDKTYATVELDLTGTIQTANGLFLQTMGYSLEELKGKHHSMFVALSYRSTTEYRSFWEKLGRGESEAGQYQRVAKGGREVWLQASYNPVMDEMGRPFKVIQLAMNITGQKQAQVEVEKLIKAATAGQLSERIETRSFSGTSRELTESVNRLLDAVASPLREAQTVLAALAKKDLTYSMSGSYQGEFEQMKANVNGALHSLSETMTTVQAAVEAVSSGADRISKGNADLSHRTSEQAASLEETSASMEEMTATVKQNADNAKQADQLAITARETADKGRAVTQQAVDSMDAINKSSKKIADIITVIDEIAFQTNLLALNAAVEAARAGEHGRGFAVVAAEVRNLAQRSALAAKEIKGLINESIQRVSDGSELVNQSGKTLEEIVNSVKRVTDIIAEISAASQEQACGIDQTNTAILAMDKATQQNVALVEETTLSAQSMKEQANELLSQVAEFKIRDHESAKSTGAALAVNHSREIAQPREMSVTHSSAPAHQSKFPQRGATAAARPVPASLATGKSNNPNEFGEDFQEF from the coding sequence ATGAGGAAACTAGACAATCTTAAAACCGTTCACAAGCTGATCGTCATTGTGACCATCTTTGTGGTCGGCCAGGTGGTCGGGACGATCTTCTCAACGTGGGGGTTGTCGGAACTGAGCCAGCGTGCGGAAGCGCTCTATCGAGTGAACTTGCTCCCGGTCAAGGAGCTCGGCGAATTGAAAGCTCTCAATTACAAAATGGTCGCCCAAATCGGATTCCATATTCAGGCCTTCGACAGCGCCGCTGTGACCAAGGCGGAGAAAGACATCGAGACCATCGACAAAGAGATCGATGATCTTTTGGCTACGTATGTCCCAATTATTGTCAGCGACTTGGAGCGGAAGACGTTTGCGAAGTATACCAGCAATTTTTCGAAGTTTAAGGAGGTCCGAGAGAAAGTCTTGAAGCTCAGTCGACTCTACAGCAAGGACGGCGCGACAGAGGTGCGCATGAAGGAACTGGTGCCGGTTCGGGAGGCGATGCTTGCCAACCTCCAATCGCTGATCAGAGAAAATGAACAGCAGGCTCAAGCGAATTATCAGGGAAGCCAAGCGTTGACCGTCCGGCTGACGACGCTTCAGATCATCATCGTCGTGCTGATGTCGTTGCTGGGTATGGTGACGGCGTGGTTGGTTGCGGCGCGTATCACCAAGAATGTGACGGATGTCCTGGGGGCGGCGCAGAAGCTAGCGGGAGGAGACCTGACCGCGCGGAGCGGCGTGACCACAACCGAGGAGACGGGGCAGTTAGCGATCGCGTTCAATCAGATGGGCGAGGCCCTGGCTCAATCAGCAGCGACACAGCAGGACACGATTGAGGAAATGAACGCCCGGATCGACATTATGAATACGACGAGCATCGTGTCGGAAGCTGATCTCAAGGGTGACATCATTGCCGCCAATGACAAGTACGTGGAGATTTCAAAGTATTCACGCGAAGAGATGATGGGGCACCCACACAGCATCACGCGGCATCCGGATGTGCCCAAAGAGATCTTCAAGACTATGTGGCAGACCATCGGACGGGGTGAGATCTTCCGGGGCATTATCAAGAATCGCGCGAAGGACGGCACGCCCTATTACGTCGATGCGGTGATCAAGCCCATTATGGGTTCAAACGGCAAGCCGAGGAAGTATTTGGGCGTCCGTTACGACATTACTCAACATGAGATCGCTCGGCTGAATATGAAGGGGTTGGTGGAGGCGATCGACAAGACATATGCCACGGTCGAGCTTGATCTCACCGGTACGATTCAAACCGCCAATGGCCTATTTCTCCAGACAATGGGCTATAGCTTGGAGGAACTCAAAGGCAAGCATCACAGCATGTTCGTTGCGTTGTCATACCGCAGCACCACTGAGTATCGCTCCTTCTGGGAAAAACTGGGGCGTGGCGAGTCTGAGGCAGGTCAATACCAGCGTGTGGCAAAGGGCGGGCGGGAGGTCTGGCTGCAGGCCAGCTACAATCCGGTCATGGACGAGATGGGACGGCCCTTCAAAGTGATCCAGCTCGCGATGAATATCACCGGCCAAAAACAGGCGCAGGTCGAGGTCGAGAAACTGATCAAGGCCGCGACGGCTGGGCAGTTGTCCGAACGGATTGAGACGAGATCGTTCAGTGGCACCTCACGAGAGCTGACGGAAAGTGTCAATCGGCTGCTCGATGCCGTGGCCAGCCCGCTGCGTGAAGCGCAGACGGTGCTCGCCGCGCTGGCCAAGAAAGATCTGACGTACAGCATGTCAGGGTCCTATCAGGGTGAGTTCGAACAGATGAAGGCCAATGTGAACGGCGCCCTTCACAGCCTCTCGGAGACGATGACGACGGTGCAGGCGGCGGTCGAGGCGGTGTCCTCTGGGGCGGATCGCATCTCAAAGGGTAATGCTGACCTCTCCCATCGCACGAGTGAGCAAGCGGCGTCCTTGGAAGAGACCAGTGCGTCCATGGAGGAAATGACTGCGACGGTGAAACAAAACGCGGACAACGCGAAGCAGGCTGATCAGCTGGCGATTACCGCCCGTGAGACGGCAGACAAGGGTCGGGCTGTCACGCAACAGGCTGTGGATTCCATGGATGCAATCAACAAGAGCAGCAAGAAGATCGCCGATATCATCACGGTGATCGACGAGATCGCCTTCCAGACGAATCTCTTGGCTCTGAACGCGGCTGTTGAAGCGGCGCGGGCGGGTGAGCATGGTCGAGGGTTCGCCGTGGTGGCTGCCGAAGTGCGGAACTTGGCACAGCGGTCGGCGTTGGCCGCCAAGGAGATCAAAGGCTTGATCAATGAGTCCATTCAGCGAGTCAGTGATGGAAGCGAGCTTGTCAATCAATCGGGCAAGACGCTCGAGGAGATCGTCAATTCCGTCAAGCGGGTGACGGACATTATCGCGGAGATCAGCGCGGCCTCGCAGGAACAGGCCTGTGGGATCGATCAGACCAATACAGCCATCCTGGCGATGGACAAGGCGACGCAGCAAAACGTGGCGTTAGTGGAAGAGACCACCTTATCGGCCCAGTCCATGAAGGAGCAGGCCAATGAGCTCCTCAGTCAGGTAGCCGAGTTCAAGATTCGAGACCATGAATCGGCCAAGAGCACGGGTGCTGCCCTCGCCGTGAACCATTCGCGAGAGATTGCACAACCACGGGAGATGTCGGTGACTCACTCTAGCGCGCCGGCGCACCAATCAAAGTTCCCGCAGCGGGGAGCGACGGCGGCGGCCAGACCGGTGCCAGCCAGCCTTGCCACCGGCAAGAGCAACAATCCCAACGAGTTTGGGGAGGATTTTCAGGAGTTCTAG
- a CDS encoding response regulator has product MVAEAPRILLADDEETFRRSTARLLEQEGYQCDCAQDSQEASQILTQEHGVLISDIRMPGNMQFEFLREVRSRFPLLPIVLVTGYPSVQTAVEALRLSFTDYLLKPVDWPDLRQAVADAVKKTSLVRMTTSVQEEAGRLVASLEHLQESLPRLGSGANERELAWSLDTFLAQSFSSMAVLSSRIRSVLASQMQGHAEAPIDVCRMMECPRLAVYREALEGTVEVLAMTKNSFRSKELGFLRAKIEQLLRDDA; this is encoded by the coding sequence ATGGTTGCTGAAGCTCCGCGGATTCTTCTGGCTGATGATGAAGAGACGTTTCGCCGCTCGACGGCAAGGCTGTTGGAGCAGGAGGGATATCAGTGTGACTGCGCCCAGGACTCTCAGGAAGCTAGCCAGATTCTGACACAGGAACATGGTGTACTCATCTCCGATATTCGGATGCCGGGCAACATGCAATTCGAGTTTCTCCGAGAGGTCCGCAGCCGATTCCCGCTGCTTCCGATCGTATTGGTGACAGGCTATCCCTCCGTTCAAACGGCCGTGGAAGCGCTTCGGTTGTCGTTTACGGATTATTTGCTCAAGCCGGTGGATTGGCCGGATTTGCGCCAGGCGGTGGCCGACGCGGTCAAGAAGACCAGCCTGGTGCGCATGACGACCTCGGTGCAAGAAGAAGCCGGTCGGCTCGTGGCGTCGTTGGAGCATCTTCAGGAAAGCCTGCCTCGGCTGGGCAGTGGAGCCAACGAACGAGAACTAGCCTGGTCGCTCGATACGTTTCTGGCCCAGAGTTTTTCGTCGATGGCGGTCTTGTCTTCCCGGATCCGGTCCGTGCTGGCCAGCCAGATGCAAGGCCATGCCGAGGCGCCCATCGATGTGTGCCGCATGATGGAATGCCCACGACTTGCCGTGTATCGAGAAGCACTTGAGGGGACGGTGGAGGTACTCGCGATGACTAAAAACTCGTTTCGGTCCAAAGAACTGGGGTTTCTCCGGGCCAAAATCGAGCAGTTGCTTCGGGATGATGCGTGA
- a CDS encoding protein-glutamate O-methyltransferase CheR gives MDFEISTEEFQRFRTLIYDESGISLNNQKQGLVASRLSKRLRDLGLSTFSEYYDQLTRDSSRDEFTRMLDLISTNKTDFFREPKHFDFLREEILPQLGSQQRIRIWSSACSTGEEPYTIAMTLYDGVSNPTQWDCKILASDLSTRVLAKAAAGVYDVDRVHDVSPETVKRHFLRGRGESDGRLKVKPHLSAMIQFRRLNLMDEQFPIKNPLDLIFCRNVMIYFDRPTQERLVNKFHRYLKPGGHLFIGHSESLQWVTHPFTVVAPTIYRKDG, from the coding sequence ATGGACTTTGAGATCTCAACTGAAGAATTTCAACGATTTCGGACGTTGATCTATGACGAGAGTGGGATCTCGCTCAACAATCAGAAACAGGGGTTGGTGGCATCCAGGTTATCGAAACGCCTGCGCGATCTCGGGCTTTCGACATTTTCCGAATACTATGACCAGCTGACAAGGGATTCAAGCCGGGATGAATTCACTCGGATGCTGGACCTGATCTCGACCAATAAGACGGACTTTTTTCGTGAACCGAAGCACTTTGATTTTCTCCGTGAAGAGATTCTTCCTCAACTGGGGTCTCAGCAAAGGATCCGCATTTGGTCGTCGGCCTGTTCGACGGGCGAAGAGCCCTATACGATCGCGATGACACTGTACGATGGTGTGTCCAACCCTACGCAGTGGGATTGCAAGATCCTGGCGTCCGACCTGTCCACTCGTGTGCTGGCAAAGGCTGCGGCAGGCGTCTATGACGTGGACCGTGTCCACGATGTCTCACCGGAGACAGTTAAGCGGCATTTTCTCCGTGGGCGTGGCGAGAGCGATGGCAGGCTCAAAGTCAAGCCGCATTTGTCGGCGATGATTCAATTTCGACGCCTGAATTTGATGGACGAACAGTTTCCCATCAAGAACCCTCTCGATCTTATCTTCTGCCGGAATGTGATGATCTATTTCGACCGTCCGACTCAGGAGCGGCTCGTCAATAAGTTCCATCGGTACTTGAAGCCGGGCGGGCATCTCTTTATCGGGCATTCAGAAAGTCTCCAATGGGTGACCCATCCCTTTACAGTCGTCGCTCCAACTATTTATCGGAAGGATGGGTGA